A window of the Janthinobacterium agaricidamnosum NBRC 102515 = DSM 9628 genome harbors these coding sequences:
- a CDS encoding S66 peptidase family protein → MHIPLPRPVKPARLRQGDLVAIIAPSGRTDDEAIAKAVRNLESLGLRVRLGRHLRAVHGNYAGSVQQRLDDLHAMFADPQVKAIWAIRGGSGAIALLSRIDYRLIARNPKIFIGYSDITALHLAFQRHTGLVTFHGPVASSTLSDYSLTHLLGVLMAPQDHYTIPMALENQRKAEAEPHYLVRTVQGGMATGRLTGGNLSMVSALAGTPYAADFRDSILFLEDVNEAPYRIDRMMAQLDLSQGFRHAAALMLGIFEHCEAADGDVSLTLNDTVDQHLQPLAVPAVAGYSFGHIRDQFTLPMGIMARLDAASQTLTLLEPAVV, encoded by the coding sequence CGACGAGGCGATCGCCAAGGCGGTGCGCAATCTCGAATCGCTGGGCTTGCGGGTCAGGCTGGGCCGGCATTTGCGCGCCGTGCACGGCAACTATGCCGGCTCGGTGCAGCAGCGGCTGGACGACTTGCACGCCATGTTTGCCGACCCGCAAGTCAAGGCGATCTGGGCGATTCGCGGCGGCTCGGGCGCGATTGCGCTGCTGTCGAGGATAGACTACCGGCTGATTGCGCGTAATCCGAAGATCTTCATCGGTTATTCCGATATTACCGCGCTGCACCTGGCGTTCCAGCGGCATACCGGCCTGGTCACCTTCCACGGCCCGGTGGCGTCGTCGACGCTTTCCGATTATTCGTTGACCCATTTGCTCGGCGTGCTGATGGCGCCGCAGGATCACTACACGATCCCGATGGCGCTGGAAAACCAGCGCAAGGCTGAAGCGGAGCCGCATTACCTGGTGCGCACCGTGCAGGGCGGCATGGCGACCGGACGCTTGACCGGCGGCAATCTGAGCATGGTCAGCGCGCTGGCCGGCACGCCGTATGCGGCCGATTTCCGCGACAGCATCCTGTTTCTGGAAGATGTCAACGAAGCGCCGTACCGGATCGACCGCATGATGGCCCAGCTCGACCTGAGCCAGGGTTTCCGCCACGCGGCGGCGTTGATGCTGGGTATCTTCGAACATTGCGAAGCGGCCGATGGCGACGTTTCGCTGACCCTGAACGACACCGTCGACCAGCATTTGCAGCCGCTGGCCGTGCCGGCCGTGGCCGGTTATTCCTTCGGCCATATCCGCGATCAGTTCACTTTGCCGATGGGGATCATGGCGCGCCTTGATGCAGCAAGCCAGACGCTGACCTTGCTGGAGCCGGCCGTGGTGTGA